A region of Candidatus Liberibacter africanus PTSAPSY DNA encodes the following proteins:
- a CDS encoding KpsF/GutQ family sugar-phosphate isomerase, protein MNNLAIQSALQSIIAEKKGLCSLETSLQGTLSSHFISAVERIKNIKGRIVVTGIGKSGHIGSKIASTLSSTGTPSFFVHAAEANHGDLGMITPDDLIIALSWSGESNEIKAILCHARRFSIPLIAITSEQKSVLACHADIVLQLPKELEACPHGLAPTTSTIMQLAIGDALAMALMESRNFTENDFHALHPGGKLGSLFVCASEVMHYGIRLPLVKMGSSLIDAIPIMSEKRFGCVAVVDEGQRLKGIVTEGDIFRNFQRDLNALTVEDIMTKDPKVILEDTLLTVAMQLLQQHNISVLMVVDDNKKTVGIVHFLDLLRFGIV, encoded by the coding sequence ATGAATAATTTAGCTATTCAATCTGCTCTTCAAAGCATTATAGCAGAGAAGAAAGGATTATGTTCTTTGGAAACATCTCTGCAAGGTACATTGTCTTCTCATTTTATTAGTGCTGTGGAACGCATTAAGAATATCAAAGGACGTATTGTTGTTACTGGAATTGGTAAAAGTGGTCATATTGGCTCAAAAATAGCTTCCACATTGTCTTCTACAGGAACCCCTTCGTTTTTTGTACATGCTGCCGAAGCAAATCATGGTGATCTCGGCATGATTACGCCAGATGATTTGATTATTGCTTTATCATGGAGTGGGGAAAGTAATGAGATTAAAGCTATTTTATGTCATGCGCGTCGATTTTCTATTCCGTTAATTGCTATTACTTCGGAACAAAAGTCTGTTTTAGCATGTCATGCAGATATTGTTTTACAATTGCCTAAAGAGTTAGAAGCATGTCCGCATGGTTTAGCTCCGACCACTTCTACTATTATGCAATTAGCAATAGGAGATGCATTGGCTATGGCCCTTATGGAGTCTCGTAATTTTACAGAAAATGATTTTCATGCTTTGCATCCAGGTGGCAAATTAGGATCATTGTTTGTTTGTGCTTCAGAGGTAATGCATTATGGAATAAGACTTCCTCTTGTCAAAATGGGATCATCTTTAATAGATGCTATTCCTATTATGTCTGAAAAAAGGTTTGGTTGTGTTGCTGTAGTTGATGAAGGTCAAAGATTAAAGGGTATTGTGACTGAAGGAGATATATTCAGAAATTTTCAAAGAGATTTAAATGCACTCACTGTTGAAGATATTATGACAAAAGATCCTAAGGTTATTTTAGAGGATACTCTTCTAACAGTTGCCATGCAGCTTTTGCAACAACATAACATTTCTGTTCTTATGGTCGTGGATGATAATAAAAAGACAGTAGGGATTGTTCATTTTTTAGATTTATTGAGATTCGGCATAGTGTAG